The DNA region GAGCAGATCACCTCCACCCGCACGCCCCGCCGGGACAGGAAGACCTGATCGACCCGCCACATGCTCGTGGCCCGGATGGGCTCGGGGGCGGCGCGGGGGGCACGGCGGCGGGCCATGTCAGGAGTTCCCCGGAGCGGGCGGCGTCCACTCGCGCGGCGGCTCCAGCCCCAGGAGCACCCGGCCCGCGCCCTCGGCGAGCGCTTCGAGTTCGAGTTCGCCGGGAATCACGATCACGGGGGCGATCCAGGCAACCCGCCGCTCGACGCGGTCCACGAGGCTGTCCCAGCGGGCGATGCCCCCTGTCAGGGCGATGGCGTCCGGGCGAGCCGGGAGCGCCCCGCACTGCTCGCCGATGGCCTTGCACGCCCCATGCACGAAGGCGGCGGTGGCGGCCTGCACGCCCTGGTCGGTCGCCTCCCGCACCTCCAGCTCCCGCAGGTTCGCGGTGCCCGTCAGCGCCAGAAAGCCGCTCCCGGCGGCGAGAAGGCGGCGCACCTCGGCGTCAGTCCGCTCCCGGGCGAGACGGAGCAGGGCGCCCACGGGCAGCGGCCCGGCCTGGAGTGCCCCCAGCGGGCCGCCGTCGGGGCCGGTGCCCGTCGTATCGACCGCACGCCCGCCGTCGAAGGCCGTCACGCTGGTGGTGGCCCCCAGGTGCGCGACGACCACGCGGGCGTCCTGAAGCCGCTTGCCCACCTCGTGCGCGGCGCGGCGGGCGACCACCCGGGCGTTGAGCGCGTGGAAGCGGGCCTCGCGGCTCACGCCCGCCACTCCCGTCACGCGGGCCTCGGGCAGCAACTCATTCACGCTCTGGGGGTCCACCACGAAGGCAGGTACTCCCCGCACGTCCGCGACGGCGAGCGCGAGCGCCCCGCCCAGCCCCGCCGCGTCGTTCCCCGCCGAGGCGGCGAACCGGGCCAGCTCGGGGGTAACCCGGTACGTCCCCGCCCGCACCTGCCCCAGCCAGCCCCCCCGGGCCACGAGCGCGTCGGGGGCGGGCCAGTCGGCGGTCGCCTCCAGCACGGCGCGCGTCAGCGTCTCCAGGTCGTCCTCGCCGGGCGGCACGGGCAGGGGCACCTCCGCTCGGGTGAGGCTGACCCGCAACTGGCCGGGCAGGTCGGGGTTGTCGCCCGGCAGAACGGTCGCGCACGCGAGCTTCACGCTGCTGGAACCGGGATTGACCACATGCGCGATCATGAACGCCCCAGCCTAGCAGATGGCGGCGGGCCCGCGCCCACCCGCATGAGGAAAGAGTGAGGGGTGGGGGACGGGGCCCGCGCCCCACCCTTCCCACCCCGTCACCGAAACGCTCAGCTCGGCTCGATCAGCCCGTAGTTGCCGTCGCGGCGGCGGTAGACGACCGCGCAGGTGCCCGTGTCCATGTTCTTGAAGACGAAGAAGTCGTGGCCCAGGGCCTCCATCTGGGTGACGGCGTCCTCGGGGCTCATGGGACGCAGGTCGAAGCGCTTTTGCCGAACGATCTCGGGCTGGAAGTCCTCCACGTCGTCGTCAATGACCGGCACGTCCCCGGCGGCGAGGTCGGGGGCGGGCTCGGGGAGGGCGTCCTGGCGGCGCTTCATGTAGCGGGTCTTGAACTTGCGAAGCTGGCGCTCCAGCACGTCCGACGCCCGGTCGATGGCCGCGTACATGTCGGCGTGGTGCTCCTCGGCGCGGATGACGCCGTTGGGAACGTTGAGCTGCACCTCGACGCGGTTGCGCCGGGCGGCGTCGCGCACGTCCCGCACGGTGAGGGTCACGCGCGCCTCGGTGATCTGGTCGCTGAAGCGGTCCAGGCGCGTGAGCTTTTCCTCGACGTAATCGCGCAGCGCGTCGGTCACGTCCATGTTCCGGCCAGAGAGCTGGTAGATGTGCACGGCTTCACCCCTTTGTCGCTTTCCCGGAGGTTCGGCGGCTCCGGAAATCCACTCTAAGCGCCCTCCGGGTGAGCTGTCAGGCGAATCGTGCACAGCGAGAATTCATGAGCGCGGGTATGGTGAAGGGGTTGGAGGGTCAGCTCCAGGTCAGGCGCCGCAGAAATGCGAGTCCTGAAGAGTGCGTCGTACAGGCGCGAGGGCTCCCAACCCCCAACGCAACCGTAAGGGTGGGGGCTGCGAAGGCGCGGCGGCGGGCGGTAGCCTGGAGGGCGTGAAGGTCGACCGGACGGAGCAGGACGAGGCGCGGCGCGAACGCATCGCCCGGGCCGCCTTCGAGCTGTTCGCCCGCAGCGGGCTCGACGCCACGAGCGCACAGGACATCGCCCGCGCGGCTTATGTCAGCCGCACGAACCTCTACCGCTACTACCCCAGCAAGGTCCACATGCTCCTCGCCCACTTCGAGCGCACCGTGGGCGAGACCCGCGACGAGGCGGTGCGGCGGCTGCACGCGGGGGCGGCCCCCCAGGCGGTTTGGGCTCACGTCACCGCCCGGATGGCCGACCTCGGCGTGCGTTACGGCCACCTCGTCGGCGCGGTCGGGCACGCCGTCCTGGGCGCGCGGCGCGAGCAGGAGCCCGGCGAGGGCATCCGCACGGCCCTGACCCTGGTGGCCCTCGTCGAGCCCGTATTGATCGCCATGCGCGAGCGGGGGGCGCTGCGCGACGGGGTGAACACGCAGCTCCTCAGCGCCCTCCTGGTGGACGCCTGCCTCCTCGCGCTGCTCCACGGCGGCTACCGCGACCAGCGCGAGGTGCTGCGCGACTGGCAGGACCGCTTCAGCCTGCTGGTGAACGGGGCGCTGGCCCCCGGGCTGAGCGTGGCGGACGTGGAAGGTGGGCTGACCCTGGCCCCCGGGCAGAAGGGCGCCTCGAACGACGCCAAGGACTGAGAAACCCTCAAGCTGCCCTTTCCGGGCCCACTGTATGCTCGGCGCATGACCTCCCCTGCCGCCGCCGGTCCCCTGACGCAGCTCCCGGCCTGGAGGGCGCTGCAAAGCCACTTCCGCGAGGTCGAGGGCCTGCACCTGCGCGACCTCTTCGCCTCGGACCCCGCGCGGGGCGAGCGCCTGACGGCCGAGGGAGCGGGCCTTTACCTCGACTACTCCAAGAACCGGGTGACGGACGAAACGTTGCGCCTGCTGCTCAACCTCGCGCGGGAGGCGGGGGTGGACTCAAGGCGGGACGCCATGTTCGCGGGCGAGCGCATCAACGTGACCGAGAACCGGGCGGTGCTCCACACGGCCCTGCGCGCTCCCCGGGGCTCGGAGGTTCTGGTGGACGGCCGCAACGTCGTCCCCGAGGTTCACGAGGTCCTGGACCGCATGGCCGCCTTCGCCGACTCCGTGCGCTCCGGCGAGTGGCTGGGCTTCACCGGGCGGCCCATCCGCAACATTGTGAACATCGGGATCGGGGGCTCGGACCTGGGACCCGTGATGGCCTACGAGGCGCTGAAGTTCTACTCGCGGCGCGACCTCACCCTGCGCTTCGTCTCCAACGTGGACGGCACCGACCTCACCGAGAAGACCCGCGACCTCGACCCCGAAGAGACGCTGTTCATCGTGTCGAGCAAGACCTTCACCACCCAGGAGACGATGGCGAACGCGACGAGCGCGCGGGCGTGGCTGCTGGGCGCGCTCGGGGACGACGCGGCGGTCGCCCGGCACTTCGTCGCGGTGAGCACGAACGCGGAGGGGGTCTCGAAATTCGGCATCGACACGAACAACATGTTCGGCTTCTGGGACTGGGTGGGGGGCCGCTACAGCGTCGGCAGCGCCATCGGCCTGAGCCTGATGATCGCGGTCGGGCCGGAGGCTTTCCGCGAGTTCCTGGCCGGGCTGCACGATATGGACGAGCACTTCCGCACGGCGCCGCCCGAGCGCAACCTCCCCATGCTGACCGGGCTGCTCGGCCTGTGGTACCGCGATTTCTTCGACGCGCAGACGCACGCCGTCCTGCCCTACGACCAATATCTGATGTACTTCCCGGCCTACCTCCAGCAGCTCGACATGGAGAGCAACGGCAAGCACGTCACGTTGGACGGGCGCAACGTGGACTACCAGACGGGGCCGGTCGTCTGGGGCCAGCCGGGCACGAACGGGCAGCACGCCTTCTACCAGCTCATCCACCAGGGGACCAGCCTGATTCCCTGCGACTTCATCGGCTTCTGCCAGACGCTCAACCCCCTGCACACCGGGAGCCAGCCGCCGCACCACGACCTGCTGATGGCGAACGTCTTCGCGCAGACCGAGGCCCTCGCCTTCGGGAAAACGCAGGCGGAGGTGGAGGCGGAGGGCGTCGCGGTTGGCCTGGCGCCGCACCGGGTCTTCGAGGGGAACCGGCCCACCAACACCATCCTCGCCGACCGCCTGACCCCGCGCACGCTGGGCGCCCTGATCGCCCTGTACGAGCACAAGGTCTTCGTGCAGGGGGCGATCTGGAACATCAACTCCTTCGACCAGTGGGGCGTGGAACTCGGCAAGGTCCTCGCCGGGAAGATCGTGCCCGAGCTTCAGGCGCAGGAGGAGCCGCAGCTCTCGCACGACTCCAGCACGAACGCGCTGATCCGGCGCTACCGGGACCGGCGGGGGTAAGCAGTTCAGCCCCGGCTCCAGGGGGGCCGGACCTCTAAACCCTTCGTTAGTATTCCTCGATACATTCCCGCTCTGGACAGGCCTAGCGTCGGGACGTGACCAAAGCGCGGATCGAGCAGGAGTTCGACTTCCAGAGGCGGGAGTGGCGGGTCGAGCGGATCGGGTGGGGGGTGATCTGGCTGCTCCTCGCGCTCGCGCTCGCGGGCCTGTTCGGCGGCGGGCCGCTGTCCCGGACGAGCGTGAGTTCGGGTGACCTGACGCTCGACTTCCCGCGTTTCGAGCGGGAAACCCGGCCGACCGAGTTGGAGGTGAGCCTTCCCCTGAGCCCGGACGGCCAGGGACAGGTCTGGATCGCCAACGATACGCTGGAGCGGCTTCAGGTGCAGGAGATCACCCCGCCCCCGATGCGGATTCAGAACGGGCCGAAACGCACCGAGTACCTGTTCCGGGGCGAGGGGGACGAGCTTCGGGTGACCTTCGACGTGGAGTTCCAGCGGGCGGGCGTGCTGCGCGGGCACCTCGGGCAGGTGGGCGGACTGGGGCTGAACTTCAGCGCCCTGGTCTACCCCTGAGGTCCGCAGGTGGACGCCGTCTTGCGCGGGGCCGTCATCTACCTCTTCCTGACCGTGATCTTCCGGGTGGCGGGCAAGCGGGCCCTCTCGCAGATCACGACCTTCGACCTCGTGCTGCTGCTCATCATCTCCGAGACGACCCAGCAGGCCCTCCTGGGCGAGGACTTCTCGGTCACCGCCGCCCTGCTCCTGATCCTGACGCTGGTGGGGCTCGACATCGCCTTCGCCCTGTGGAAGGGGCGCTCAGCCCGGCTCGACCGTCTGATCGACAGCGTGCCCGTCCTCCTCGTGGAGAACGGCCAGCCCCTGAAAGACCGCATGGACCGGGCGCAGGTGGACGAGGACGACGTGCTCTCCTCCGCCCGCAAGTCACAGGGCCTGGAGCGGCTCGACCAGATCAAGTACGCCATCCTGGAGCGCGACGGCAGCATCTCGGTCATCCCGCAGGACCCGGGCGGCTGAAGGGGCGACGCCCTCACGCGGGGGACTTCGCCTCTGTCCACCCCGGGAGTCTCAATCGGCGGCGTGGTTCAGGATTTCCCGCTCGTACACTTCCCGTACGGTCTGCACCATCTCGCCGACGTTGCGCGAGCCGCTGAGGTCGAGGAGGCTGACGACCTCCTGGGGGTCGAGGGCCGCGTTCGCGCAGGCGCGCAGCAGGGCGTGGTGGACGACGCTCGTGCCGGGGCGGGCACCCCCCGCCGGGGTCCAGGCCTCGCGCAGCCGGGGCATCAGGGCGGCGGCGAAGCGCAGCACCTCGGCCTCGTGGCGCCGCAGCTCCTTGAGAAGCTGGCCCACCGAGCGCACGCCCACGTAATGCAACAGGCTGGCGAGGCGCTGGGGGCGCTCGGGGTCGGGCCAGTCTTCGAGCAGGGGCACCCGCAGGGCGGCGGCGACGGCGAGGTCGAGGTCGCGCACCGGGGAAGCGCCCAGGAGATGCGTCATGCTCTGCACGTCGATGTACACGCCGTCGGGGTCGTCGGCGATGCGCTCGGGCAGGGTGGCGGCGTAGTCGTGCGACAGGCGGTGCAGGGCCATGAACTCCTCGTCGGCCATCTCCAGCAGGCCCGCGAGGCGGTAGAAGCGGCGCCGCACCTCGCGCGGAACGGCCTCGCGGTTCTTGTAGCCCAGGTCGTGCTCGATCTCCGCCCAGGCGTGCTGGAGGATCGAGCGAATCTGCACCTCGAACCTCGCCCCCGACTGCACCACCCCGAGGGCGCCGAACTCGGGCACGCCTAGCGGCGGGCTCACGACGTAGTGGACT from Deinococcus aetherius includes:
- a CDS encoding butyrate kinase, coding for MIAHVVNPGSSSVKLACATVLPGDNPDLPGQLRVSLTRAEVPLPVPPGEDDLETLTRAVLEATADWPAPDALVARGGWLGQVRAGTYRVTPELARFAASAGNDAAGLGGALALAVADVRGVPAFVVDPQSVNELLPEARVTGVAGVSREARFHALNARVVARRAAHEVGKRLQDARVVVAHLGATTSVTAFDGGRAVDTTGTGPDGGPLGALQAGPLPVGALLRLARERTDAEVRRLLAAGSGFLALTGTANLRELEVREATDQGVQAATAAFVHGACKAIGEQCGALPARPDAIALTGGIARWDSLVDRVERRVAWIAPVIVIPGELELEALAEGAGRVLLGLEPPREWTPPAPGNS
- the hpf gene encoding ribosome hibernation-promoting factor, HPF/YfiA family, whose amino-acid sequence is MHIYQLSGRNMDVTDALRDYVEEKLTRLDRFSDQITEARVTLTVRDVRDAARRNRVEVQLNVPNGVIRAEEHHADMYAAIDRASDVLERQLRKFKTRYMKRRQDALPEPAPDLAAGDVPVIDDDVEDFQPEIVRQKRFDLRPMSPEDAVTQMEALGHDFFVFKNMDTGTCAVVYRRRDGNYGLIEPS
- a CDS encoding TetR/AcrR family transcriptional regulator gives rise to the protein MKVDRTEQDEARRERIARAAFELFARSGLDATSAQDIARAAYVSRTNLYRYYPSKVHMLLAHFERTVGETRDEAVRRLHAGAAPQAVWAHVTARMADLGVRYGHLVGAVGHAVLGARREQEPGEGIRTALTLVALVEPVLIAMRERGALRDGVNTQLLSALLVDACLLALLHGGYRDQREVLRDWQDRFSLLVNGALAPGLSVADVEGGLTLAPGQKGASNDAKD
- the pgi gene encoding glucose-6-phosphate isomerase — its product is MTSPAAAGPLTQLPAWRALQSHFREVEGLHLRDLFASDPARGERLTAEGAGLYLDYSKNRVTDETLRLLLNLAREAGVDSRRDAMFAGERINVTENRAVLHTALRAPRGSEVLVDGRNVVPEVHEVLDRMAAFADSVRSGEWLGFTGRPIRNIVNIGIGGSDLGPVMAYEALKFYSRRDLTLRFVSNVDGTDLTEKTRDLDPEETLFIVSSKTFTTQETMANATSARAWLLGALGDDAAVARHFVAVSTNAEGVSKFGIDTNNMFGFWDWVGGRYSVGSAIGLSLMIAVGPEAFREFLAGLHDMDEHFRTAPPERNLPMLTGLLGLWYRDFFDAQTHAVLPYDQYLMYFPAYLQQLDMESNGKHVTLDGRNVDYQTGPVVWGQPGTNGQHAFYQLIHQGTSLIPCDFIGFCQTLNPLHTGSQPPHHDLLMANVFAQTEALAFGKTQAEVEAEGVAVGLAPHRVFEGNRPTNTILADRLTPRTLGALIALYEHKVFVQGAIWNINSFDQWGVELGKVLAGKIVPELQAQEEPQLSHDSSTNALIRRYRDRRG
- a CDS encoding DUF421 domain-containing protein, whose protein sequence is MDAVLRGAVIYLFLTVIFRVAGKRALSQITTFDLVLLLIISETTQQALLGEDFSVTAALLLILTLVGLDIAFALWKGRSARLDRLIDSVPVLLVENGQPLKDRMDRAQVDEDDVLSSARKSQGLERLDQIKYAILERDGSISVIPQDPGG
- a CDS encoding GTP pyrophosphokinase; the protein is MSEALVQAYRDALPEYERLRDAAVAHTTRLLTGAGLNIHHVTGRVKRPASLADKLRRKAGRYHSLADVTDLVAVRVITYFERDVNVVARLVEEHHTVDWDHSIDKSRMHDPDRFGYMGVHYVVSPPLGVPEFGALGVVQSGARFEVQIRSILQHAWAEIEHDLGYKNREAVPREVRRRFYRLAGLLEMADEEFMALHRLSHDYAATLPERIADDPDGVYIDVQSMTHLLGASPVRDLDLAVAAALRVPLLEDWPDPERPQRLASLLHYVGVRSVGQLLKELRRHEAEVLRFAAALMPRLREAWTPAGGARPGTSVVHHALLRACANAALDPQEVVSLLDLSGSRNVGEMVQTVREVYEREILNHAAD